The Vibrio sp. SNU_ST1 genome has a segment encoding these proteins:
- a CDS encoding twin-arginine translocation signal domain-containing protein, translating to MKDNKEINTSRRDLLKGLTTAAVAGAVVAGTTKVATASETVEMPEKDVKKTGYRETQHIRDYYDTL from the coding sequence ATGAAAGATAATAAAGAGATAAACACAAGCCGTAGAGACTTACTCAAAGGTTTAACGACTGCAGCCGTCGCTGGTGCCGTTGTCGCTGGTACAACCAAAGTGGCAACTGCTTCAGAAACGGTTGAAATGCCTGAAAAAGACGTGAAGAAGACGGGCTATCGTGAAACGCAACATATTCGCGATTACTAC
- a CDS encoding 4Fe-4S dicluster domain-containing protein — protein MLKQLLEQATSNNAKARLYAFENTVELTNLIPPTVSYESGGNTLVIGPTAIIESAAAQLPQLTSLTLLSTDGEKGTNPELYFANSVQVSGFLGTFEVVIESKGTSSNLAKVAINHDCFDVVLDLCLNSCMTEEVPVPGYYPVGRGYPKLAEALEEIPTLMGTFDKPKFFRLDTDLCAHSSRGVKGCERCVDACPAGALSSEGSDKTGHKIEINPYLCQGVGTCATSCPTEAITYALPNPDDTQKFIERTLANYEQAGGLDPIVLICSSRHETYNVMALKALPDNVIPVVVEELPSIGIDTWFAALVNGATQVLFAASRFMPETIIRVLNNEVGIAQELLDQIGVPKETIDILYLESLREGPPTLCVDSFDLALGDLQGNKRQRLFTALDAMSSSRIPVENVVELPSNAPYGTVSCESKDCTLCMSCVAVCPTRALHTDGASPSLKFVEQDCIQCGLCEKACPENVLTLTPRMNWVKEERQQAVVIHEEKAAECLRCHKPFAPQSMIDMLQNKLRGHSHFSDETAINRIAMCEDCRVVDMFDSMAQDPLNQLKY, from the coding sequence GCATTTGAAAATACAGTAGAGTTAACAAATCTGATTCCACCTACTGTTAGCTACGAAAGCGGCGGTAATACACTTGTTATTGGTCCAACTGCGATCATTGAAAGTGCTGCGGCGCAATTACCTCAATTAACAAGCTTAACCTTATTGTCAACAGACGGCGAAAAGGGCACAAACCCAGAACTGTACTTCGCGAATTCGGTTCAAGTATCGGGTTTCCTCGGCACGTTTGAAGTCGTGATTGAGAGTAAAGGCACATCAAGCAACCTAGCGAAAGTCGCAATTAATCACGATTGTTTCGATGTTGTTTTAGACCTTTGCCTGAACAGCTGCATGACAGAAGAAGTGCCTGTTCCTGGTTATTACCCAGTAGGACGAGGCTATCCAAAACTGGCGGAAGCACTGGAAGAGATTCCAACGCTAATGGGTACTTTTGATAAGCCTAAGTTTTTCCGTCTAGACACTGACCTTTGTGCACACAGTTCTCGTGGCGTAAAAGGCTGTGAACGTTGTGTTGATGCTTGTCCTGCTGGCGCACTATCAAGTGAAGGCTCAGACAAAACAGGTCACAAGATCGAGATTAACCCTTACCTATGTCAAGGCGTTGGGACTTGTGCAACAAGCTGTCCTACAGAAGCGATTACCTATGCGCTTCCAAATCCTGACGATACCCAAAAGTTCATTGAACGTACGCTAGCGAATTACGAGCAAGCAGGCGGCCTGGATCCAATCGTACTTATCTGTAGCTCACGTCATGAAACTTACAACGTGATGGCTCTTAAAGCGCTACCAGATAACGTGATTCCGGTTGTCGTTGAAGAATTGCCTTCTATTGGTATTGATACTTGGTTTGCAGCGCTAGTGAATGGCGCAACTCAGGTTCTGTTTGCTGCTTCTCGTTTTATGCCAGAGACGATCATTCGTGTTCTGAATAACGAAGTCGGGATTGCTCAAGAATTACTCGACCAAATCGGTGTTCCAAAAGAAACCATCGATATCCTGTATTTAGAATCTCTACGTGAAGGGCCTCCAACACTGTGCGTTGATTCGTTCGATCTTGCACTTGGCGATCTTCAAGGCAATAAACGTCAACGCCTATTCACAGCACTTGATGCGATGTCTTCATCTCGTATTCCGGTTGAAAACGTTGTTGAGCTTCCTTCGAATGCACCATATGGCACGGTTTCGTGTGAAAGCAAAGATTGTACTTTGTGTATGAGTTGTGTTGCGGTTTGTCCTACACGTGCTCTTCATACCGACGGTGCTTCTCCATCACTTAAGTTTGTAGAACAAGACTGTATTCAATGTGGTCTGTGTGAAAAGGCGTGTCCTGAGAATGTTCTCACTCTGACTCCTCGAATGAATTGGGTGAAAGAAGAACGTCAACAAGCGGTTGTGATTCATGAAGAGAAAGCCGCGGAATGTTTACGTTGTCATAAGCCATTCGCACCACAGTCTATGATTGACATGCTACAGAACAAGTTACGCGGTCACTCTCATTTTTCAGATGAAACTGCGATTAATCGTATTGCGATGTGTGAAGACTGTCGTGTAGTAGACATGTTCGACTCAATGGCTCAAGACCCATTGAATCAATTGAAATACTAG
- a CDS encoding molecular chaperone: protein METNLDQAQESELAKELKQEQTLRTEIYLVLSALFRSAPSEEVIDFLKTLDIEASESAMQKAWIAIQQAATESNREALEDEYQDLFIGIGRGEIVPFGSWHRTGAMMEKPLAEIRHDLELLGIERDDQVKEPEDHIAALCEVMAMLTGEEEALQQAVFNKHLGPWFNSFTRQLESAESANFYKSAAQLCEAFLTLEQVRFSVNTKSSKHKLKIDVKNVTDYE, encoded by the coding sequence TTGGAAACTAATTTGGATCAGGCACAAGAGTCTGAGCTCGCAAAAGAATTAAAGCAAGAACAGACACTAAGAACTGAAATCTATTTGGTTCTTTCGGCATTGTTCCGTAGCGCACCTTCTGAAGAGGTCATTGATTTCCTAAAGACGTTAGACATTGAAGCGTCTGAGAGTGCAATGCAAAAAGCTTGGATTGCCATTCAACAAGCGGCAACGGAATCAAATCGCGAAGCGTTAGAAGACGAATATCAAGATCTGTTCATTGGCATTGGCCGTGGAGAGATTGTTCCATTTGGTTCTTGGCATAGAACTGGCGCCATGATGGAAAAACCATTAGCAGAGATTCGTCATGATTTAGAGCTTTTAGGCATTGAACGTGATGATCAAGTGAAAGAGCCAGAAGATCATATTGCGGCATTGTGTGAAGTAATGGCCATGCTAACCGGTGAAGAAGAAGCGCTTCAACAAGCCGTTTTCAATAAGCATCTTGGCCCTTGGTTTAACTCTTTTACGCGTCAGCTTGAAAGTGCAGAAAGTGCGAACTTCTACAAATCAGCAGCTCAGCTGTGTGAAGCATTCTTAACGTTGGAGCAAGTTCGTTTCAGCGTGAATACAAAAAGCAGTAAACACAAATTAAAGATTGATGTGAAAAACGTCACTGATTACGAGTAA